The following proteins are co-located in the Methanobacterium formicicum DSM 3637 genome:
- a CDS encoding P-II family nitrogen regulator, protein MKMIRAIVRPDKTEEVVDSLAEAGYVALTKMDVIGRGKQKGIQVDKIYYDELPKTMILLVAEDDATPQIVDLINESAFTGSFGDGKIFISPVDEAYTVRTRSSEL, encoded by the coding sequence ATGAAAATGATTAGAGCAATTGTACGCCCAGATAAAACTGAAGAAGTGGTTGATTCACTGGCAGAGGCTGGTTATGTGGCTTTAACCAAAATGGATGTTATTGGACGTGGAAAACAAAAGGGTATTCAGGTGGATAAAATTTACTACGATGAGTTACCCAAAACAATGATTCTACTGGTTGCAGAAGACGATGCCACTCCCCAAATTGTTGATTTAATAAATGAATCGGCATTTACCGGGAGTTTTGGTGATGGAAAAATATTCATCAGCCCAGTAGATGAAGCTTACACCGTAAGAACGCGCAGTAGTGAACTTTAA
- a CDS encoding P-II family nitrogen regulator translates to MKEIIAIIRPNKMTQTKDVLNALGFPAMTAQRVMGRGKQKAIIGEVSFDIQNETLLKEEGTMRYIPKRLISLIVPDEDVSLIVEAIMRVNQTGQNGDGKLFVCPIDEAVRVRTNERGTKALV, encoded by the coding sequence ATGAAAGAAATAATCGCAATAATCCGCCCCAACAAAATGACTCAAACTAAGGACGTTCTAAACGCCCTTGGATTTCCTGCAATGACTGCACAAAGAGTAATGGGGCGAGGAAAGCAAAAAGCAATAATTGGAGAAGTATCCTTCGACATACAGAACGAAACCCTTCTAAAAGAGGAAGGTACCATGCGATACATACCTAAACGACTTATATCGCTAATTGTACCCGATGAAGATGTTTCTTTAATTGTTGAAGCAATTATGAGAGTTAACCAGACCGGACAAAACGGTGATGGGAAATTATTTGTATGCCCTATAGACGAGGCAGTGCGGGTAAGAACGAATGAACGAGGGACAAAAGCCCTGGTTTAA